AGGGAAATTCGCTATTAAGCCGCCAACCGGTAAAGCAGTGGAAATTCATCCAGAGCGCGGGCCTTTCCGTGTCTACCCAATTCCAGAGTAAGCGGCTTTCGTGGGCTTCCGGCAGGTCGGCAGCGGGGTGATCGCCAAATGCCTGGTACATGTCGAAGCCTTCGGCATTGAACGCATTGCGGCCGAGCACGTTGCCGTCCGGGTTTACCGTGGGCACTATGAACACATCAAGTTCACGGCGCAGCGCCTCTGCATCCGGCAATGCCGAAGAGATGAAATCGGCAATGCCCAGCACCCCCCAAACACCGGCGTGTTCATGCGGATGCTGGCCGGCCACGCAGAAGAGTTTCGGCTTGCCCGGCGTGCCCGCGCGTAGTCCCAATATCTCTCGGCCCTGCACTGACGTGCCTACGGAGAAGAGCGCGCAGCGGTCGGCGCGCTCCGCCGCGAACTGGCGCAGGCTCTCGGCAATTTCGCTGTAGGGAGCCACGTACGTCATTGCCACACGCACGTGCTGGTCTTGCTCCACGGGCACGGTGAAAGTAATGTGACCCTCGATGCTTGCGGGCGGCGTACCCGGCAAGGGTCGATAGCGATGGAAGTCCACCGGCTTGAACCAGATTGTTGTTGGGAAGAGCGTGCGATATCCGGTGGGCTTCTCGAACTTTGCATCTTCCCACAGCTCGATAGTTACGTCAGTCGCCGGTCCATCATTGATCACGTCGAAGCAAAAGTACCCGCAGTAGCCGCTCTGCT
This genomic stretch from Chloroflexota bacterium harbors:
- a CDS encoding M14 family zinc carboxypeptidase, producing MIRITSDFECGNGKAIEQLAPDHFRLQVDGDKQSGYCGYFCFDVINDGPATDVTIELWEDAKFEKPTGYRTLFPTTIWFKPVDFHRYRPLPGTPPASIEGHITFTVPVEQDQHVRVAMTYVAPYSEIAESLRQFAAERADRCALFSVGTSVQGREILGLRAGTPGKPKLFCVAGQHPHEHAGVWGVLGIADFISSALPDAEALRRELDVFIVPTVNPDGNVLGRNAFNAEGFDMYQAFGDHPAADLPEAHESRLLWNWVDTERPALWMNFHCFTGWRLNSEFPYDGWYEVEDRTLFSDPEQRRLYAAVCDTMRLETDGPSTHERASIHQPNTLCYQFAKRLGVPHAFYEINNGTAGKHLGAQRAIHVFKRVTNTLLHHV